Proteins encoded together in one Triticum dicoccoides isolate Atlit2015 ecotype Zavitan chromosome 7B, WEW_v2.0, whole genome shotgun sequence window:
- the LOC119340307 gene encoding uncharacterized protein LOC119340307 isoform X1 has protein sequence MLREHGGPLFDAFRSKYLKGHRIWWLRVSHQQLLLHSQVEDDPCDYIIRGLQHGVLTRRATRWSGMETSSRFGSGPMKLRTITQNKVQWRRLMKLLRGNLLFLKALKFAVAPTSLTLELIHWARCKRF, from the exons ATGTTGAGAGAACATGGAGGTCCCTTATTTGATGCTTTCAGATCAAAATACCTGAAAG GTCATCGTATCTGGTGGTTGCGGGTTTCCCATCAGCAGCTACTGTTGCACTCT CAGGTCGAAGATGACCCCTGCGACTACATCATTCGTG GCTTACAACACGGAGTGCTAACCAGAAGGGCAACAAGGTGGAGTGGCATGGAAACCAGTTCAAGATTTGGATCTGGTCCAATGAAACTAAGGACAATAAC GCAAAACAAGGTACAGTGGAGAAGGTTGATGAAATTGTTAAGAGGCAACTTGTTGTTTCTGAAGGCACTGAAGTTTGCTGTAGCACCAACTTCTCTAACCTTGGAGCTGATTCACTGGGCACG ATGCAAACGCTTCTGA
- the LOC119340307 gene encoding uncharacterized protein LOC119340307 isoform X2, with the protein MLREHGGPLFDAFRSKYLKGHRIWWLRVSHQQLLLHSVEDDPCDYIIRGLQHGVLTRRATRWSGMETSSRFGSGPMKLRTITQNKVQWRRLMKLLRGNLLFLKALKFAVAPTSLTLELIHWARCKRF; encoded by the exons ATGTTGAGAGAACATGGAGGTCCCTTATTTGATGCTTTCAGATCAAAATACCTGAAAG GTCATCGTATCTGGTGGTTGCGGGTTTCCCATCAGCAGCTACTGTTGCACTCT GTCGAAGATGACCCCTGCGACTACATCATTCGTG GCTTACAACACGGAGTGCTAACCAGAAGGGCAACAAGGTGGAGTGGCATGGAAACCAGTTCAAGATTTGGATCTGGTCCAATGAAACTAAGGACAATAAC GCAAAACAAGGTACAGTGGAGAAGGTTGATGAAATTGTTAAGAGGCAACTTGTTGTTTCTGAAGGCACTGAAGTTTGCTGTAGCACCAACTTCTCTAACCTTGGAGCTGATTCACTGGGCACG ATGCAAACGCTTCTGA
- the LOC119340307 gene encoding uncharacterized protein LOC119340307 isoform X3 codes for MLREHGGPLFDAFRSKYLKGQQVEDDPCDYIIRGLQHGVLTRRATRWSGMETSSRFGSGPMKLRTITQNKVQWRRLMKLLRGNLLFLKALKFAVAPTSLTLELIHWARCKRF; via the exons ATGTTGAGAGAACATGGAGGTCCCTTATTTGATGCTTTCAGATCAAAATACCTGAAAG GACAGCAGGTCGAAGATGACCCCTGCGACTACATCATTCGTG GCTTACAACACGGAGTGCTAACCAGAAGGGCAACAAGGTGGAGTGGCATGGAAACCAGTTCAAGATTTGGATCTGGTCCAATGAAACTAAGGACAATAAC GCAAAACAAGGTACAGTGGAGAAGGTTGATGAAATTGTTAAGAGGCAACTTGTTGTTTCTGAAGGCACTGAAGTTTGCTGTAGCACCAACTTCTCTAACCTTGGAGCTGATTCACTGGGCACG ATGCAAACGCTTCTGA